Proteins co-encoded in one Bacillus infantis NRRL B-14911 genomic window:
- the spoVAC gene encoding stage V sporulation protein AC, which yields MVAKSKTPEQKKYEQLEQKHETKRPVLKNCLKAFWVGGVICVIGQAITYFYIYFFDFTEQTAGNPTVATMIFISMLLTGFGVYDHIGQYAGAGSAVPVTGFGNAVISAAIEHRTEGFVLGVGGNMFKLAGSVILFGVFSAFVVALVKTLLVMWGVL from the coding sequence ATAGTGGCAAAGAGCAAGACACCCGAGCAGAAGAAATATGAACAGCTTGAACAAAAGCATGAAACAAAGCGCCCGGTCCTGAAGAACTGCCTGAAGGCGTTTTGGGTGGGCGGGGTAATCTGTGTGATTGGCCAGGCCATTACTTATTTTTATATATATTTCTTTGATTTTACAGAGCAGACAGCAGGAAACCCAACAGTCGCCACTATGATTTTCATATCCATGCTGCTGACAGGCTTTGGAGTATACGACCATATCGGCCAATATGCCGGAGCAGGTTCCGCTGTACCGGTTACAGGCTTTGGAAATGCAGTTATTTCTGCTGCCATAGAGCACCGGACTGAAGGGTTTGTGCTTGGGGTGGGAGGAAATATGTTTAAGCTCGCCGGGTCAGTTATCTTATTTGGGGTTTTTTCCGCTTTTGTAGTAGCTTTGGTTAAAACACTATTAGTCATGTGGGGGGTGCTGTGA
- a CDS encoding acyl-CoA dehydrogenase family protein, translated as MDFSYSGRVKDLQDKLTEFMERHVYPAEYLYEKQLNEQDSRWSGVPQIMEELKEKAKAEGLWNLFLPDSEYGAGLSNLEYAPLCEIMGRSLIGPEVFNCSAPDTGNMEVLVRYGSDEQKKRWLDPLLAGEIRSCFSMTEPGTASSDATNIEASIERDGDGYVINGRKWWSSGAGDPRCRVAIVMGKTDKRAARHEQQSMILVPLDAPGVSIERMLPVFGYDHAPHGHAEITYKNVRVPKENIIWGEGKGFAIAQGRLGPGRIHHCMRLIGAAERALEIMCRRVQTRTAFGKPLSSQGVIGEWIADSRIEIEQARLLTLKAAYMMDTVGNKEAKAEIAMIKVTAPSMALRVLDRSIQAMGGAGVSDDYPLAAQWANARTLRLADGPDEVHRAQIAKLELRKHQ; from the coding sequence ATGGATTTTTCTTATTCAGGCAGAGTGAAGGATTTGCAGGATAAGCTTACAGAATTCATGGAAAGGCATGTATATCCTGCTGAATATTTGTATGAAAAGCAGCTTAATGAGCAGGATTCCCGCTGGAGCGGGGTTCCGCAAATTATGGAAGAGCTGAAGGAGAAGGCGAAGGCGGAGGGTCTGTGGAATCTGTTCCTGCCTGACAGTGAATATGGAGCTGGCCTGTCAAATCTGGAATATGCCCCGCTGTGCGAAATCATGGGCAGATCCCTGATTGGTCCGGAGGTTTTTAACTGCAGCGCCCCTGATACAGGGAATATGGAGGTGCTGGTCCGATATGGGAGCGATGAACAAAAAAAACGGTGGCTTGATCCTCTTTTGGCAGGCGAGATCAGGTCTTGCTTTTCCATGACCGAACCCGGGACTGCTTCATCGGATGCAACAAATATTGAGGCAAGCATCGAGCGGGATGGAGATGGATATGTCATAAACGGCAGAAAGTGGTGGTCTTCCGGTGCAGGAGATCCAAGGTGCCGTGTGGCTATTGTGATGGGAAAGACAGATAAAAGGGCAGCACGGCATGAGCAGCAGTCTATGATACTTGTGCCCCTTGATGCACCGGGAGTCTCGATTGAACGCATGCTCCCTGTATTCGGCTATGACCATGCACCGCACGGGCATGCAGAGATTACATACAAAAACGTCAGAGTCCCAAAGGAAAATATCATCTGGGGGGAAGGGAAAGGTTTTGCGATTGCCCAGGGCAGACTCGGCCCGGGAAGGATCCATCATTGCATGAGGCTGATCGGGGCGGCTGAGCGAGCACTTGAAATTATGTGCAGGAGGGTCCAGACAAGGACTGCATTCGGAAAGCCGCTGTCAAGCCAGGGAGTGATAGGCGAATGGATTGCAGACTCCCGGATTGAGATTGAGCAGGCCAGGCTGCTGACGCTTAAAGCTGCTTATATGATGGATACAGTCGGTAACAAAGAAGCAAAAGCAGAAATTGCCATGATAAAAGTCACTGCTCCCTCTATGGCACTCCGGGTTTTGGACAGAAGCATCCAGGCTATGGGAGGAGCGGGCGTTTCCGATGATTACCCGCTGGCTGCACAGTGGGCAAATGCCAGGACACTGAGGCTGGCTGACGGTCCTGATGAAGTGCACAGGGCACAGATCGCAAAATTGGAATTGCGGAAGCATCAATAA
- a CDS encoding enoyl-CoA hydratase, with protein MGNYVHIHLENKTAVLTIMNPPLNVLSKKVFQELGEAFESLRTNDGVVAVLLTGSGDKAFVAGADIKEFPEMMSNPRMIDEVMSTHEVLNSIDQFPKPVIAVLNGLTFGGGCELALACDIRIAEEHAQIGLPEIKLGLFPGGGGTQRLPRLIGEAKAKELMYTGEPVSAEEAARIGLVNKVAASGEGMQSARELAAKIAGHSLQALSRIKQAVDGGLDRTLEEGVKLEARLFEEVFRTEDIKEGVKAFIEKRKAEFKHR; from the coding sequence ATGGGAAATTATGTGCATATTCATCTTGAAAACAAAACTGCTGTACTGACAATCATGAATCCGCCGCTTAATGTGCTGAGCAAAAAGGTATTTCAGGAGCTGGGCGAAGCCTTTGAATCTCTTAGAACCAATGACGGGGTGGTGGCTGTCCTTCTCACTGGATCTGGAGACAAAGCATTTGTTGCAGGTGCTGACATTAAAGAATTTCCGGAGATGATGAGCAATCCCCGCATGATTGATGAGGTAATGTCTACGCATGAAGTGCTGAACAGCATAGATCAATTCCCGAAGCCTGTCATCGCTGTCCTGAATGGCCTTACGTTCGGCGGAGGATGCGAGCTAGCCCTTGCATGTGATATCAGGATCGCGGAGGAGCATGCTCAAATCGGCCTTCCGGAAATAAAGCTGGGCCTTTTTCCCGGCGGCGGAGGAACCCAGAGGCTGCCCCGGCTGATTGGTGAAGCAAAGGCCAAAGAACTGATGTATACTGGTGAGCCTGTTTCAGCGGAAGAGGCTGCAAGGATCGGCCTTGTCAATAAGGTCGCAGCTTCGGGGGAGGGCATGCAAAGTGCAAGAGAGCTTGCAGCCAAGATAGCCGGCCATTCACTGCAGGCGCTTTCCAGAATCAAGCAGGCAGTGGATGGAGGTCTCGACAGGACTTTAGAAGAAGGCGTAAAGCTTGAAGCCCGCCTGTTTGAAGAGGTGTTCCGCACGGAGGATATAAAAGAAGGAGTCAAGGCTTTCATCGAAAAAAGAAAAGCGGAGTTCAAGCACCGCTAA
- a CDS encoding 3-hydroxyacyl-CoA dehydrogenase family protein, with protein MLMALTVKNITVVGAGQMGHQIAMLCALGGFETTLHDMQEKALDQAQEKLRGIMDKWAAKGKLPSEQIEAAFSRLRCTSDFGEAVKSADFIIEAVVEKLEVKREVFSMLEEMAPPHAIFATNSSTIVNSLLANAADRPEKTVNMHFFFPPLVMDCVEVVMSSRTSEETAETAMEVCNAINRTAVLLKKEISGFVANRILGALQREAVQLYEQGIADYKDIDIICRKALNHPIGPFELMDLSGIDVGYYVMEQRYAETGDPLDKPAACIEEKVKEGHLGRKTGKGWYEYGKEGAVR; from the coding sequence ATGCTGATGGCTTTGACAGTGAAAAATATTACCGTGGTTGGTGCAGGACAGATGGGCCACCAAATCGCCATGCTCTGTGCATTGGGAGGATTTGAAACCACCCTGCATGACATGCAGGAAAAAGCATTGGATCAGGCTCAGGAAAAGCTCCGCGGAATTATGGATAAATGGGCAGCCAAAGGGAAACTGCCATCAGAACAGATAGAGGCTGCATTCAGCAGGCTCCGCTGCACATCTGATTTTGGGGAAGCTGTAAAGTCTGCCGATTTTATCATTGAGGCGGTCGTTGAAAAGCTCGAGGTCAAGAGAGAAGTATTTTCAATGCTTGAGGAAATGGCGCCGCCGCATGCCATATTTGCGACGAACAGCTCAACCATTGTCAACAGCCTGCTGGCCAATGCGGCAGACAGGCCGGAAAAGACAGTCAATATGCATTTCTTCTTTCCGCCGCTGGTTATGGATTGCGTAGAGGTTGTCATGAGCAGCCGGACTTCTGAAGAAACGGCTGAGACAGCGATGGAAGTCTGCAACGCCATCAACCGTACTGCTGTCCTCCTGAAAAAAGAGATTTCCGGGTTTGTCGCCAACCGTATTCTTGGGGCCCTGCAGCGTGAAGCGGTCCAATTATATGAACAGGGCATTGCAGACTACAAGGATATTGACATCATCTGCAGAAAGGCGCTTAACCATCCGATCGGCCCCTTTGAGCTGATGGACTTGTCAGGAATTGATGTCGGCTATTATGTGATGGAGCAGCGGTATGCAGAAACGGGTGATCCGCTGGATAAGCCTGCTGCCTGTATTGAAGAAAAAGTAAAGGAAGGCCACCTGGGCAGAAAGACAGGAAAAGGCTGGTATGAGTATGGGAAAGAGGGAGCGGTGCGCTGA
- a CDS encoding YhcN/YlaJ family sporulation lipoprotein produces the protein MNRKQMFRRSMVILAAILYVSGCSNEQKTAESRLALIKTTNPQPLLLDEKKEERKDLAPRVKKEIEAIEEVYDVAVVVGEEEVLVAYKVKHLKRFRMKKIEKTINKRLEEKFPKEDFIVSSDYKIFLEAVELKEQMEDPAFPRKKAKDKLEKIINMKKELT, from the coding sequence ATGAACAGAAAACAGATGTTTAGAAGGTCAATGGTCATCCTGGCCGCCATTCTGTATGTGAGCGGCTGCAGCAACGAGCAAAAGACCGCGGAAAGCCGTCTGGCACTAATAAAAACGACGAACCCGCAGCCTTTGCTTCTTGATGAAAAGAAAGAGGAGCGGAAGGATTTGGCGCCAAGGGTTAAAAAGGAAATCGAAGCAATCGAAGAGGTTTATGATGTTGCGGTGGTTGTAGGCGAAGAGGAAGTTCTTGTGGCCTATAAGGTGAAGCATCTTAAGCGCTTCCGCATGAAAAAAATTGAAAAGACGATCAATAAGCGACTGGAAGAAAAGTTTCCTAAAGAAGACTTCATTGTATCCAGCGACTATAAAATCTTCCTTGAGGCTGTGGAATTGAAGGAACAGATGGAGGACCCGGCTTTCCCGCGCAAAAAGGCCAAGGATAAGCTTGAAAAAATCATCAATATGAAAAAAGAGCTCACATAG
- a CDS encoding DUF1360 domain-containing protein has product MFISLWEFTVLAFAAFRLTRLIVFDSITEFFRQIFLEEVVEKGEMYYVTRPGLIRGFIGELISCYWCTGVWASALLYLSYLYFPMAAAPVIFILAIAGAAAVIESVIQRLI; this is encoded by the coding sequence ATGTTCATATCACTATGGGAATTCACTGTGCTGGCCTTTGCCGCCTTCCGGCTGACAAGGCTGATTGTATTTGATTCGATTACCGAATTCTTCAGGCAGATTTTTTTGGAAGAGGTTGTGGAAAAAGGAGAAATGTATTATGTGACGAGGCCGGGATTGATCAGAGGCTTTATCGGCGAGCTTATCAGCTGTTATTGGTGCACAGGCGTATGGGCCTCTGCATTGCTTTACCTCTCCTATCTTTATTTCCCCATGGCAGCGGCCCCTGTCATCTTTATCCTTGCCATCGCCGGTGCTGCTGCAGTTATTGAATCGGTCATTCAGCGGCTTATCTGA
- a CDS encoding CotY/CotZ family spore coat protein → MGCGKKDDVYGSKSCVCEVVRAIKDIQDNAEDVCECPTNCFLEPLGTLVSPSKRQNADTRVFVLKTADGSPFHAFFRGSDCSCVSIFFRVEDVFDNCCAVLRVLEPQKRTHDGYDTVDLTEDCCIDLKKVCQVDRFVKTNDCITVDLKCFCAVQCIADVNLDICD, encoded by the coding sequence ATGGGTTGTGGAAAAAAAGACGATGTTTATGGCTCAAAAAGCTGTGTCTGCGAAGTGGTTCGTGCGATAAAAGATATTCAAGATAATGCCGAAGATGTATGCGAGTGCCCGACAAATTGTTTCCTGGAGCCGCTTGGGACACTGGTTTCTCCGTCAAAAAGGCAAAATGCCGATACACGCGTTTTTGTCCTGAAAACAGCTGACGGGTCACCATTCCATGCTTTCTTCAGAGGCAGCGACTGCTCTTGCGTATCTATCTTCTTCCGTGTAGAAGATGTTTTTGATAACTGCTGCGCAGTGCTCCGCGTCCTAGAACCGCAAAAAAGAACACATGATGGCTATGATACAGTAGATCTCACAGAAGACTGCTGCATCGACCTCAAAAAGGTCTGCCAGGTAGACCGCTTTGTCAAGACGAATGACTGCATCACAGTCGACCTCAAATGCTTCTGTGCTGTGCAGTGCATCGCCGATGTCAACCTAGACATCTGTGACTAG
- a CDS encoding YjcZ family sporulation protein: MGYGYGGCGYGGGGGGGYYGGSTFVLIVVLFILLIVVGASFYN; encoded by the coding sequence ATGGGCTACGGATATGGCGGATGCGGCTACGGCGGCGGCGGTGGCGGCGGCTATTACGGAGGATCAACTTTCGTACTAATCGTTGTATTGTTCATTTTGTTGATTGTTGTTGGAGCTAGCTTCTATAACTAA
- a CDS encoding DUF421 domain-containing protein, producing the protein MVPDFGAAIIRSVLIIIALFFITKVLGKKQLSSLSFYEYIVGITIGDIAGSISMDPRLRLASSLPALLIWSATPLIVSLLSLRFPKFRAAVEGKATVFIENGRLLKGKVKKEKYTMDELLEQLRLKSIFEPEDVEFAQLETNGQISVLLKKVKQPVVYEDLECFRPAVDEPKATGNAGQEVSAANILACMAKWQEQFEQLSAEAPQFSEACRQFSAEIETFRKQIQPVLKVQKEN; encoded by the coding sequence ATGGTGCCGGACTTTGGAGCAGCAATCATAAGATCGGTTTTAATCATCATCGCGCTATTTTTTATCACTAAAGTGCTCGGAAAAAAACAGCTCTCTTCTTTATCTTTTTATGAGTATATTGTGGGCATAACAATCGGCGATATTGCTGGGAGCATCTCGATGGATCCAAGGCTCCGCCTGGCATCCAGCCTCCCGGCGCTCCTGATTTGGTCCGCAACCCCCTTGATTGTATCCCTTTTATCCCTGCGTTTTCCTAAATTCCGGGCAGCTGTGGAAGGAAAAGCAACCGTATTCATTGAAAATGGCAGATTGCTGAAGGGAAAGGTGAAAAAGGAAAAGTATACGATGGATGAACTTCTGGAGCAGCTGAGGCTGAAAAGTATTTTCGAGCCTGAAGATGTCGAGTTTGCCCAGCTTGAAACAAATGGGCAGATCAGTGTTCTTTTAAAAAAAGTCAAACAGCCTGTCGTATATGAAGATTTGGAATGCTTTCGGCCCGCTGTGGATGAGCCGAAGGCAACTGGTAATGCCGGACAGGAAGTGTCTGCAGCAAACATACTGGCTTGCATGGCAAAGTGGCAGGAACAGTTTGAGCAGTTGTCTGCAGAAGCACCCCAATTCTCTGAAGCCTGCAGACAGTTTTCTGCAGAGATTGAAACTTTCCGCAAACAGATTCAGCCAGTTTTGAAAGTCCAAAAAGAAAATTGA
- a CDS encoding TetR/AcrR family transcriptional regulator: protein MKEKITEQSIRLFDKKGFSETSIQDIVDSIGVTKGTFYYYFSSKEELLMDIHLRYIDDLLSQQEKILKNSNADCKGKLYDVVAMLIGSIENQGASAKVFFREIRNLSEERLGQIIPKRDRFRTNIEALISEGIRNGEFREDLNASIITFGILGAANWSYQWFSPNGSVPDYEVARIFTDMVLNGITN from the coding sequence ATGAAGGAAAAAATAACAGAACAAAGCATCCGCTTATTTGACAAAAAAGGGTTCAGCGAGACATCAATCCAGGATATAGTCGATTCAATCGGAGTGACCAAAGGAACCTTCTATTATTATTTTTCAAGCAAGGAAGAACTGCTGATGGATATACACCTCCGTTATATAGATGATCTTCTGTCACAGCAGGAAAAAATCCTCAAAAACAGCAATGCCGATTGTAAAGGTAAATTGTATGATGTTGTCGCCATGCTGATCGGAAGCATCGAAAATCAGGGGGCAAGCGCCAAAGTGTTTTTCAGGGAAATCAGGAATCTGAGTGAAGAGAGGCTGGGCCAGATTATCCCGAAGAGGGACCGGTTCAGGACCAATATTGAAGCGCTGATATCAGAAGGCATCAGGAACGGGGAGTTCAGGGAGGATCTTAATGCCTCAATCATTACATTCGGCATTCTGGGTGCCGCTAACTGGAGCTACCAGTGGTTCAGCCCGAACGGAAGCGTCCCGGATTATGAAGTGGCGCGCATATTCACGGATATGGTTTTGAACGGAATCACCAATTAA
- the spoVAD gene encoding stage V sporulation protein AD, with product MLKGKQSWIFQNRPVILSTGVSGGPFEAKGNLARDFDILHDDLWMGEDSYEKAHRVLMEEAAKTAMQKGSVEKDDVQFFIAGDLINQITPSSLAARTIQLPYFGVFGACSTSMEGLALSAFIINYGGAKKIITGASSHNSAVEKQFRYPTEYGGQKPPTAQWTVTGGGAALVGENTGQKDMPAAVSATIGKVIDMGLSDPFNMGGAMAPAAADTISAHFRDMEIDPSYYDLIVTGDLGKIGRETVLELLQNDGLNIDENRFADCGLLIYKDDQPVQSGGSGAGCSASVLYGHLLNRMKQGELKRILVVATGALLSPLTFQQKESIPCIAHAVAIEMTQ from the coding sequence ATGCTGAAAGGTAAACAATCCTGGATTTTTCAGAACCGGCCTGTCATTCTTTCCACTGGCGTCTCTGGGGGGCCTTTTGAAGCAAAGGGCAACCTTGCCAGGGACTTTGATATCCTTCACGATGACCTCTGGATGGGGGAAGACTCCTACGAAAAGGCGCACAGAGTCCTGATGGAAGAGGCAGCAAAGACAGCCATGCAAAAGGGTTCTGTAGAGAAAGATGATGTACAGTTTTTTATTGCCGGGGACCTGATTAACCAGATTACGCCAAGCAGCCTTGCAGCAAGAACGATCCAGCTTCCGTATTTTGGAGTATTCGGAGCATGCTCGACTTCAATGGAAGGTCTGGCATTATCTGCTTTTATCATCAATTATGGAGGAGCAAAGAAGATCATTACAGGCGCTTCAAGCCATAACTCTGCCGTAGAAAAGCAGTTCCGCTATCCAACCGAATATGGGGGGCAGAAGCCTCCTACTGCCCAATGGACCGTGACGGGCGGTGGCGCTGCTCTTGTGGGCGAAAATACAGGGCAAAAAGATATGCCGGCTGCTGTTTCTGCCACAATTGGAAAGGTCATCGATATGGGACTGTCCGATCCTTTTAATATGGGAGGGGCCATGGCACCTGCAGCTGCTGACACGATTTCAGCCCACTTCAGGGATATGGAAATTGATCCATCCTATTACGACTTGATCGTCACTGGAGATCTTGGAAAGATTGGGAGGGAGACAGTCCTTGAGCTATTGCAGAATGACGGGCTTAACATTGATGAGAACAGGTTTGCGGACTGCGGCCTTTTAATCTACAAAGATGATCAGCCAGTACAGTCAGGAGGAAGCGGGGCGGGCTGTTCAGCTTCCGTGCTTTACGGTCATCTGCTGAACAGGATGAAGCAGGGGGAATTGAAAAGGATCCTTGTGGTGGCAACAGGCGCTCTCTTGTCCCCGCTGACCTTCCAGCAGAAGGAAAGCATTCCCTGCATTGCCCATGCCGTAGCGATTGAAATGACTCAGTAA
- a CDS encoding long-chain-fatty-acid--CoA ligase, which produces MSTKNWLVHYPDSASREVEVPDITLPTMLDDTAEQYPEHIALSFYGKKITYRELRQHVRLFAASLQAGGFEKGGRVAVMLPNCPQYVISYYGILAAGGIVTQVNPMSVEREIEYILNDSGAERMIALDAFYPKVSSVRSNTPLKEIIAVSLQPSAVDFGEDSTFESFLQRGNGNFAPVMMEPEHDTAVLQYTGGTTGRSKGAMLTHRNIIANVVQSYEFFKQTIDIGEERYLTVIPLFHVFGMTSCMNLSIYTASESIMLPRFELDEVLETIKNEQPTVFPGVPTMYGAITNHPRAEEYGIDSIEVCNSGSAPMPVEVLKEFERKTGAVILEGYGLSEASPTTHCNPVFAARKAGSVGIGFPSTDYKIVDLASGSQEVPAGELGEVIIKGPQVMKGYWNMPEETALALRDGWLYTGDIARVDEEGYLYIVDRKKDMIIASGYNIYPRDIEEVLYEHPAVQEAVVIGVPDAYRGENVKAVIVLKSGKLADEKEIMEFCRANMAAYKVPGIIEFRDALPKTSVGKILRRALREEAGTGRR; this is translated from the coding sequence ATGAGCACAAAGAACTGGCTTGTCCATTATCCCGATTCAGCTTCAAGAGAAGTGGAGGTTCCTGACATAACCCTCCCGACAATGCTTGATGATACGGCAGAACAATATCCGGAGCATATCGCATTATCTTTTTACGGAAAGAAGATCACCTACCGGGAACTTCGGCAGCATGTCAGACTGTTCGCGGCTTCCCTGCAGGCGGGCGGTTTTGAGAAAGGAGGAAGGGTCGCCGTCATGCTCCCGAACTGTCCGCAATATGTCATCTCCTATTACGGCATCCTTGCCGCCGGCGGGATCGTCACCCAAGTGAACCCGATGAGTGTGGAAAGGGAAATCGAATATATTTTAAATGATTCGGGTGCAGAAAGAATGATTGCCCTTGATGCATTTTATCCGAAGGTCAGCAGTGTACGCAGCAATACGCCACTTAAAGAAATCATAGCAGTAAGCCTCCAGCCGTCCGCCGTGGATTTTGGCGAAGACAGCACCTTTGAGAGCTTCCTGCAGCGGGGCAATGGAAACTTTGCACCGGTTATGATGGAGCCGGAGCATGATACAGCCGTACTTCAGTATACAGGGGGGACGACTGGCCGTTCCAAAGGAGCCATGCTGACCCACAGAAATATTATCGCCAATGTGGTGCAGTCTTACGAGTTTTTCAAGCAGACTATTGATATCGGTGAAGAACGCTATCTGACTGTCATCCCGCTGTTCCACGTGTTTGGCATGACCTCCTGCATGAATCTTTCGATTTATACTGCTTCAGAATCCATCATGCTGCCAAGGTTCGAACTCGATGAGGTGCTGGAAACGATAAAAAATGAGCAGCCGACAGTCTTCCCGGGTGTTCCGACGATGTACGGAGCTATTACAAATCACCCCAGGGCAGAGGAATACGGCATCGACAGCATTGAGGTCTGCAACAGCGGCAGCGCCCCGATGCCTGTCGAGGTGCTGAAGGAGTTTGAAAGAAAGACGGGTGCTGTCATCCTGGAGGGCTACGGGCTTTCTGAAGCCTCTCCTACCACACACTGCAACCCGGTATTTGCAGCCCGCAAAGCGGGGAGTGTAGGGATCGGTTTTCCTTCAACTGACTATAAAATAGTGGATTTGGCATCAGGAAGCCAGGAAGTCCCTGCCGGTGAGCTTGGAGAAGTGATCATAAAGGGGCCGCAGGTGATGAAGGGCTATTGGAATATGCCTGAGGAGACGGCACTTGCGCTGCGGGACGGCTGGCTTTATACAGGGGACATTGCAAGGGTTGATGAAGAAGGATACCTATACATCGTCGACAGGAAAAAAGATATGATCATCGCGAGCGGCTATAACATCTATCCGCGCGATATAGAAGAAGTGCTCTATGAGCACCCTGCCGTCCAGGAGGCGGTGGTGATCGGCGTTCCTGACGCGTACAGGGGAGAAAATGTGAAAGCAGTCATCGTCCTAAAATCGGGCAAACTGGCGGACGAAAAGGAAATCATGGAATTTTGCCGCGCCAATATGGCTGCGTATAAGGTGCCGGGCATCATTGAATTCAGGGATGCACTCCCGAAAACAAGTGTTGGAAAAATACTCCGCAGAGCATTGCGGGAGGAAGCGGGAACAGGCCGGCGTTAA
- the spoVAE gene encoding stage V sporulation protein AE, producing the protein MLAMFFWAFVVGGVICVIGQLFLDIGKLTPGHTLSLFVVIGAVLDGLGLYEPFADFAGAGATIPITSFGNSLVHGALQEAEQHGLVGVLTGMFEVTSSGISAAIVFGFIGALLFKPKG; encoded by the coding sequence ATGCTAGCAATGTTTTTTTGGGCTTTTGTTGTAGGAGGGGTCATTTGTGTGATCGGACAGCTTTTCCTGGATATAGGCAAGCTGACTCCGGGCCATACATTAAGTTTGTTTGTCGTTATTGGCGCGGTATTGGACGGGCTTGGGCTTTATGAGCCTTTTGCTGATTTTGCCGGTGCAGGCGCAACCATTCCTATTACCAGCTTTGGCAACTCACTGGTCCACGGCGCCCTTCAGGAAGCAGAGCAGCACGGCCTTGTGGGTGTCCTGACGGGAATGTTTGAAGTGACAAGCTCTGGTATATCTGCTGCTATTGTATTTGGGTTTATCGGCGCTTTGCTGTTTAAGCCTAAAGGATAA
- a CDS encoding SDR family oxidoreductase — translation MNVMGLFDLKGKTAIVTGGGRGLGAQIAEGLAEAGANIVICSRKLEACRETAAHLESLGVRTLALQCDISNPDEVQQIVDRTVEEFGTIDILVNNSGATWGAPAAEMPLEAWKKVIDVNVTGTFLMSQAAGRVMIEQKSGKIINIASVAGLGGTDPRVMDTLGYNTSKGAVITMTKDLAVKWGKYNINVNSIAPGFFPTKMSQAIIEHGKDPILDATPLKRFGTDQDLKGAALFLASEASSFVTGNVLVVDGGTHAM, via the coding sequence ATGAATGTGATGGGACTTTTTGATCTTAAAGGGAAAACGGCGATTGTCACAGGCGGGGGAAGAGGCCTTGGGGCCCAGATTGCTGAAGGGCTGGCAGAAGCAGGCGCCAATATCGTCATCTGTTCGCGTAAGCTTGAGGCCTGCAGGGAAACCGCTGCCCATCTCGAAAGCCTTGGTGTTAGAACCCTGGCGCTGCAGTGTGATATCTCCAATCCGGACGAGGTTCAGCAGATAGTGGACAGAACAGTGGAGGAGTTTGGCACGATTGATATCCTTGTCAATAATTCTGGTGCAACCTGGGGGGCGCCTGCTGCAGAAATGCCTCTGGAAGCATGGAAGAAAGTGATCGATGTTAATGTAACCGGGACCTTCCTGATGAGCCAGGCGGCAGGGAGGGTGATGATAGAGCAGAAGAGCGGCAAAATCATCAATATTGCTTCAGTTGCAGGCCTGGGAGGGACAGACCCGCGTGTCATGGATACGCTGGGCTATAACACGAGCAAAGGTGCAGTCATTACCATGACAAAAGATTTGGCAGTTAAATGGGGAAAATACAATATTAATGTAAACAGCATTGCCCCTGGTTTTTTTCCTACAAAAATGTCACAGGCCATTATTGAACATGGAAAAGATCCTATCCTTGATGCAACACCCCTCAAGCGCTTCGGTACTGACCAGGATCTGAAGGGGGCAGCACTTTTCCTTGCATCGGAAGCATCAAGCTTTGTAACAGGTAATGTCCTGGTGGTAGATGGAGGCACTCACGCCATGTAG